Proteins co-encoded in one uncultured Draconibacterium sp. genomic window:
- a CDS encoding peptide-N-glycosidase F-related protein, with protein MKKLILFLTLLIAAQHLLAQNTKVVTHNKVLINTDPSQGIKSFVKWGDFPSADKEIRKIVLNLTLAYPEDRAIAHWDYMDRVKILRKGGINGEMINYEIGRMLTPYGSNFKEGWSYTWSIDVTDFQAFLRDSVEIEYIHSGYESPDLGWDLTLDFDITFGPQVADFISVEKMWDGNYRYGDPDDPIEKQLSPKTVTTAENADFARFRIQHTGHGMDEPNGCSEFCSRWRELKFDGEVVDHRDMWKDCGNNPLYPQGGTWIFDRAYWCPGDLQVPDVIDIPLKKGSHEIDLDMEPFTANDKDQPREQITSYLFQYAAPNNKYDVAIEEIIAPNLKDNYNRFNPRGFSPLIKIRNLGSSDLKKLTILYSTKGFEEKTYQWKGNLGFYEAAIISLPGEIDMKDGINTFSVILEEPNGKEDEWDADNNMNVEFESIPTIPSKFVVEFMTNNKPEDNWVQIVSSNYDTIYSKTPEMLDSATTYIDTLELEEGSYFLNLVDTAGEGLEFWFLADAGYGRLRLKDTEGNLIHLFESDCGNGQFFAFRTDNDFKVDTTISHLSVNIYPRMVKDYATIYTTTNKPSTLKVRITKDGKYVETHEYTNIKDAQTGLDLRHLQEGRYVMEIYVDGEHKMNRRFNKVPQSGFRN; from the coding sequence ATGAAAAAACTAATTCTATTTCTAACACTACTAATTGCTGCTCAACATTTGTTGGCACAAAACACCAAGGTAGTTACGCACAACAAAGTCCTTATTAATACCGATCCATCGCAAGGCATTAAAAGCTTTGTAAAATGGGGTGATTTCCCCTCTGCCGACAAAGAGATCAGAAAAATTGTTTTGAACCTGACACTCGCCTATCCCGAGGATCGTGCTATTGCCCACTGGGACTACATGGACCGGGTGAAAATTCTGCGCAAAGGAGGAATTAACGGCGAAATGATCAACTACGAAATTGGCCGCATGCTAACTCCTTACGGAAGTAATTTTAAAGAAGGCTGGAGCTACACCTGGAGTATTGATGTTACCGATTTCCAGGCGTTTTTGCGCGATAGTGTTGAAATAGAATATATTCACTCGGGGTACGAATCGCCCGATTTGGGTTGGGATTTAACCCTTGATTTCGATATTACTTTTGGCCCACAGGTAGCCGATTTTATTTCGGTTGAAAAAATGTGGGATGGCAATTATCGTTACGGTGATCCGGATGATCCCATTGAAAAACAGCTTTCACCAAAAACAGTTACCACGGCAGAGAATGCTGATTTTGCCCGTTTTCGCATTCAGCATACCGGCCACGGAATGGACGAACCAAACGGATGTAGCGAGTTTTGCAGCCGATGGCGCGAGCTAAAATTCGACGGAGAAGTTGTTGACCATCGCGATATGTGGAAAGACTGCGGAAATAATCCCTTGTATCCACAGGGCGGAACATGGATTTTCGACCGTGCATACTGGTGCCCCGGCGATTTACAAGTACCGGATGTGATAGATATCCCCCTGAAAAAAGGAAGCCATGAAATCGACCTCGACATGGAACCTTTTACGGCTAACGACAAAGACCAGCCACGCGAACAAATCACCTCGTATTTATTTCAATATGCAGCACCAAATAACAAATACGATGTGGCCATTGAAGAAATTATTGCCCCCAACCTAAAAGACAACTACAACCGCTTTAACCCACGCGGTTTCAGTCCGCTTATCAAAATCCGAAACCTGGGAAGCAGCGATTTAAAAAAGCTTACTATCCTTTATTCAACCAAAGGATTTGAAGAAAAAACCTATCAGTGGAAAGGCAATCTTGGCTTTTATGAAGCGGCAATTATTTCGCTTCCGGGAGAAATTGATATGAAAGACGGCATAAATACTTTTTCAGTAATACTAGAAGAACCCAACGGCAAAGAAGACGAATGGGATGCTGACAACAATATGAACGTGGAATTTGAAAGTATTCCGACAATTCCATCGAAATTTGTGGTGGAATTTATGACCAACAACAAACCAGAAGACAACTGGGTGCAAATTGTAAGTAGCAACTACGACACTATTTATTCCAAAACACCCGAAATGCTTGATTCGGCCACAACTTATATTGATACACTCGAACTGGAAGAAGGCTCCTATTTCCTGAATTTGGTAGATACCGCAGGCGAAGGGCTGGAGTTTTGGTTTCTGGCCGATGCCGGTTATGGCCGTTTGCGCTTGAAAGACACCGAAGGCAACCTCATTCATTTATTTGAAAGCGATTGCGGAAACGGACAGTTTTTTGCTTTCAGAACCGACAACGATTTTAAAGTAGACACTACAATCTCGCATCTTTCGGTAAATATTTACCCGCGCATGGTAAAAGATTATGCTACCATTTATACCACCACCAACAAACCATCAACATTAAAGGTACGCATTACAAAAGACGGCAAATATGTAGAGACACACGAATACACCAACATTAAAGACGCTCAAACGGGTTTGGATTTGCGCCATTTACAGGAAGGACGTTATGTGATGGAAATATATGTTGATGGAGAACACAAAATGAACCGGCGGTTTAACAAAGTACCACAAAGTGGTTTCAGAAACTAA
- a CDS encoding cysteate synthase, translating into MSKDFSPTKYFLKSFKTGKEFKDEGWMLEAPGEAEPTLIRAIYDKKQIDVKDDSWGLYKFADWLPIGRMLEGSSAPVTYKSEGLAKELGLENLWITFSGYWPEKGTSMKTASFKETEAYSVCGRMTADMHQILVVASAGNTSRAFAQVCSENNIPLLICVPEDNIDALWFDAPINDCVKLICSKSGSDYFDAIHLSNIVAGMDNFVAEGGAKNVARRDGMATTMLSATTTIGKIPDYYFQAIGSGTGAIAAWEANLRLIEDGRFGNNKMKLMVSQNTPFTPIHDAWKADSRAMLSLDDNLAREQVEAIVAKVLSNRKPPYPIAGGLYDAMKDTEGEVLLASNEQAAHAGELFLKTEGNDIHPASAIATATLIEAAKNGTVKKDDLVMLNITGGGEEKFKAENELFYLKPEIVFDINPNEEEVKTKVEKLFS; encoded by the coding sequence ATGAGCAAAGATTTTTCGCCCACAAAATACTTCCTGAAATCATTTAAAACAGGTAAGGAGTTTAAAGACGAAGGCTGGATGCTTGAAGCTCCGGGCGAGGCTGAACCAACATTAATTCGTGCTATTTACGATAAAAAACAGATTGACGTAAAAGACGATTCGTGGGGCTTATACAAATTTGCCGACTGGTTACCAATTGGAAGAATGCTTGAAGGATCATCGGCACCGGTAACCTACAAAAGCGAGGGTTTGGCAAAAGAACTGGGTCTCGAAAATCTTTGGATCACCTTTAGCGGCTACTGGCCCGAAAAAGGCACAAGCATGAAAACGGCCTCGTTTAAAGAAACCGAAGCATACTCAGTTTGCGGACGTATGACCGCAGATATGCACCAGATTTTGGTAGTTGCCTCAGCCGGAAATACTTCGCGTGCATTTGCACAAGTTTGTTCTGAGAATAACATTCCATTATTAATCTGTGTTCCCGAAGATAATATTGACGCACTTTGGTTTGATGCCCCAATTAACGACTGCGTAAAACTGATCTGCAGCAAATCGGGCAGCGACTATTTTGATGCCATCCACCTGTCAAACATCGTAGCCGGAATGGACAATTTTGTTGCCGAAGGAGGTGCAAAAAATGTTGCCCGACGCGATGGAATGGCAACAACAATGCTTTCGGCAACTACAACCATTGGCAAAATTCCTGATTATTATTTTCAGGCCATTGGTAGCGGAACCGGGGCAATTGCAGCCTGGGAAGCCAACCTGCGTTTAATCGAAGACGGACGATTTGGCAATAACAAAATGAAACTGATGGTTTCGCAAAATACGCCATTTACACCCATCCATGATGCGTGGAAAGCCGATTCGCGTGCCATGCTGTCGTTAGACGATAATCTGGCCCGCGAGCAGGTGGAAGCAATTGTGGCCAAAGTTTTATCGAACAGAAAACCACCATACCCAATTGCCGGAGGATTATACGATGCCATGAAAGATACTGAAGGCGAAGTATTACTGGCTTCGAACGAACAAGCTGCCCATGCGGGCGAATTGTTCCTGAAAACCGAAGGCAACGATATTCACCCCGCATCAGCCATTGCTACTGCCACGCTAATTGAAGCAGCTAAAAATGGTACAGTAAAAAAAGACGATCTGGTAATGCTAAATATCACAGGCGGCGGCGAAGAAAAATTCAAAGCCGAAAATGAACTATTCTACTTAAAACCTGAAATCGTTTTTGATATTAATCCGAACGAAGAAGAGGTTAAGACAAAAGTGGAAAAGCTTTTTTCTTAA
- a CDS encoding epimerase yields MKVIITGATGMVGKGVLLECLDHEKVEKVLVIGRNPVDVSHPKLEQLLHKDFSDFSTAKTKLSGYNACFLCMGISSAGMKENDFKTITYDYTLALARELFPLNPEMTITYVSGEGTDSSEKGRVMWARVKGKTENDLIKLGFKQAFMFRPGVIIPERGIKSKTKSYQFIYDYFLWLVRLFKTVAPNAVVSTTQIGKAMINAALYGYNVVIVKPKDIIQLAEK; encoded by the coding sequence ATGAAAGTTATAATTACAGGTGCCACCGGGATGGTGGGCAAAGGCGTTTTACTCGAATGTCTCGACCACGAGAAGGTTGAAAAGGTTTTGGTAATTGGAAGAAATCCGGTTGATGTATCGCACCCAAAACTGGAACAACTCCTACACAAGGACTTTTCCGATTTCTCAACAGCAAAAACAAAACTTAGCGGTTACAACGCTTGCTTCCTGTGCATGGGAATAAGTTCTGCCGGAATGAAAGAAAACGATTTTAAAACGATAACCTACGACTATACGCTTGCGCTTGCCCGCGAATTGTTTCCTCTCAACCCCGAAATGACCATCACTTACGTGTCGGGCGAAGGAACCGACTCATCAGAAAAAGGCAGGGTAATGTGGGCGAGGGTTAAAGGAAAAACCGAAAACGATCTGATCAAACTTGGCTTTAAGCAGGCCTTTATGTTTCGACCGGGAGTTATAATCCCTGAACGCGGGATAAAATCAAAAACCAAATCCTACCAGTTTATCTACGACTATTTTTTGTGGCTTGTGCGCTTGTTCAAAACCGTGGCTCCAAACGCAGTGGTAAGTACTACGCAAATTGGAAAAGCAATGATTAACGCGGCATTGTATGGCTACAACGTTGTAATTGTTAAACCAAAAGACATTATTCAACTGGCTGAAAAATAA
- a CDS encoding SDR family oxidoreductase, with the protein MRNTALITGASTGIGRELAHIHAEKGGNLVIVARSNDKLKTLKTELEKKHGIKVFVIAKDLGLPESPKEVYDELKKAGIEIDILINNAGFGGVGVFHELDYEQHMAMINLNVTSLTAMTRLFLPDFVARNSGKILNTSSTASLMPGPLQAVYFATKAYVTSFSNALSEELTDTNITVTNLMPGATETEFGASSGMDKTAMFKKTASARKVAKAGYNAMIKGKIDVISGLTTSQKIMMAFTPFMPKKLLLKTVKHMQQTN; encoded by the coding sequence ATGAGGAATACTGCACTAATAACCGGCGCTTCAACCGGAATTGGCCGGGAGTTGGCCCATATTCATGCTGAAAAAGGGGGCAATCTGGTAATTGTTGCCAGAAGTAACGACAAGTTGAAAACACTAAAAACGGAGCTTGAAAAAAAACACGGCATAAAGGTTTTTGTAATTGCTAAAGACTTAGGATTGCCAGAATCACCAAAAGAAGTGTACGACGAATTAAAAAAGGCCGGGATTGAAATCGACATCCTGATCAATAACGCTGGTTTTGGTGGTGTTGGCGTATTTCACGAGTTGGATTACGAACAACACATGGCAATGATTAACCTGAATGTTACATCGCTAACTGCCATGACCCGCTTGTTTCTGCCCGATTTTGTAGCACGCAACTCGGGAAAAATACTAAACACCTCGTCAACAGCCAGCTTAATGCCCGGCCCGCTGCAAGCCGTTTATTTTGCCACAAAAGCTTATGTAACTTCTTTTAGCAATGCCCTTTCAGAAGAGCTTACCGACACCAATATTACCGTTACCAACCTGATGCCCGGGGCTACCGAAACTGAATTTGGAGCCTCATCGGGAATGGACAAAACAGCGATGTTCAAAAAAACAGCGTCGGCGCGTAAAGTGGCCAAAGCCGGCTACAATGCGATGATAAAAGGAAAAATAGATGTTATTTCAGGATTAACAACTTCACAAAAAATTATGATGGCATTCACTCCATTTATGCCAAAAAAGCTACTATTAAAAACGGTTAAACACATGCAACAAACCAATTAA
- a CDS encoding transglutaminase-like domain-containing protein, producing MNKLYLIGILVFFAWSCTTKSSDIPQQYHSLLDSAFIKAGDNAPELERALTESPKEQKEGMAFLISYMPERDLTTLTADFLLENVDLAYKAREKYRWCASLPDSVFFNEVLPYANISEDRDTWRKDFYERFAPYAENSDNMVDAIMSIAHNIKDEVDVEYNTKRSKVDISPLQAMKEHMATCTGLSILLTDAYRAVGIPSRLAGTAMWTNYKGNHTWNEVWIDGEWQFIEYYPDTLNQSWFVADAGKADPNNMLHWIYAASYKPTGMPYYAAVDAPYIMQVVDTNKLPQQIRAQYEEMKNEATGIDPYIWGHNVTQRYIDIYKESIKNSKLNDDELMANIVVFADKDTSVSESRLSCRVDVFEGDEKINFGYSPRKTDDMNQFLQLKLKKKSTYRFVVSNPEKQIEQEFLLTTESTPNQDIQLILTN from the coding sequence ATGAACAAATTATATCTCATTGGAATTCTAGTGTTTTTTGCCTGGTCGTGTACAACCAAGTCATCCGACATTCCTCAGCAATACCATTCTCTATTAGACTCAGCGTTTATAAAAGCCGGAGACAATGCTCCTGAACTGGAGCGGGCATTGACCGAATCGCCAAAAGAACAAAAAGAAGGTATGGCATTTCTGATCAGCTATATGCCGGAACGCGACCTCACAACACTTACGGCAGACTTTCTGCTTGAAAATGTAGATTTAGCCTACAAAGCCCGCGAAAAATACAGATGGTGCGCCAGTCTCCCCGATTCTGTTTTTTTTAACGAGGTGCTTCCGTATGCCAACATTTCGGAGGATCGCGATACGTGGCGAAAAGACTTTTACGAGCGATTTGCTCCGTACGCCGAAAATTCGGACAACATGGTAGATGCCATAATGTCGATTGCCCACAATATAAAAGACGAAGTGGATGTGGAATACAACACCAAACGTTCGAAAGTTGACATCAGTCCTTTGCAAGCCATGAAAGAACATATGGCTACATGCACAGGTTTGTCGATTTTACTTACCGATGCCTACCGCGCCGTTGGAATTCCGTCGCGCCTTGCCGGCACCGCTATGTGGACGAATTATAAAGGAAACCACACCTGGAACGAGGTTTGGATAGATGGCGAATGGCAATTTATTGAATACTACCCTGACACGCTGAATCAATCGTGGTTTGTTGCCGATGCCGGAAAAGCCGACCCGAACAACATGCTGCACTGGATTTACGCTGCATCGTACAAACCAACCGGAATGCCTTACTACGCAGCCGTTGATGCTCCCTACATCATGCAAGTGGTGGATACCAACAAACTCCCCCAACAAATACGAGCACAATACGAAGAGATGAAGAATGAAGCGACAGGTATTGATCCTTACATTTGGGGCCATAACGTAACCCAGCGCTACATCGACATTTACAAGGAATCGATAAAAAACAGCAAACTGAACGATGATGAGCTGATGGCCAATATCGTTGTTTTTGCTGATAAAGATACGTCTGTTAGCGAATCGCGCCTAAGTTGCCGCGTTGATGTTTTTGAAGGCGATGAAAAAATCAACTTTGGCTATTCGCCACGAAAAACCGACGACATGAACCAGTTTCTTCAGTTAAAACTGAAGAAGAAATCAACCTACCGGTTTGTTGTATCCAATCCTGAAAAGCAGATTGAACAAGAATTTTTGTTGACGACCGAAAGTACTCCAAACCAGGATATTCAACTTATTTTAACGAACTAG
- a CDS encoding metallophosphoesterase, with protein MKQIIPWLFVIVFLAFLVAANIYLAKRFSFYFELPSTRYLYITFGALTAFMIAGIVTTTNTQSAFGNVVYIAASIVMGLLLYLLLSVAVVDLVNIFTKSTPRLLGISALLLAVFVTTFGIINAQYRRISEVDIPMKGLTGEIKIAHLSDVHIGHFWGPKTLQKIVDKTNAQHPDVVFITGDLFDGKIRLNSKSLEPLKHLNAPVYFVEGNHDGYSGAKEVKDNLREIGVTVLENEVTHFNQIQIIGLNHMRADNSKEEIPEKRKRPSIRSVLDELNLFPGKPTVLLHHSPDGIEFANQHGVDLYLAGHTHNGQLFPFNFVVKMGYKYNKGLGNYKGTRIYTSQGVGTFGPPMRVGTKSEVVILKLKPI; from the coding sequence ATGAAACAAATCATTCCATGGTTATTTGTTATTGTTTTTCTGGCGTTTTTGGTGGCTGCCAATATTTACCTGGCCAAACGCTTCTCGTTCTATTTTGAACTACCATCAACCCGCTATCTTTATATCACTTTTGGAGCGTTAACTGCTTTTATGATTGCCGGTATTGTAACAACCACCAATACGCAATCGGCTTTTGGCAATGTGGTCTACATTGCGGCATCGATAGTAATGGGACTTTTGCTCTATCTTTTACTTTCGGTTGCGGTTGTCGATCTGGTGAATATTTTTACAAAATCAACACCCCGCTTGTTGGGAATATCGGCCCTTTTGCTGGCGGTTTTTGTCACCACTTTCGGAATTATTAATGCGCAGTACCGACGGATTAGCGAGGTAGATATTCCGATGAAAGGCCTGACCGGCGAAATTAAGATTGCCCACCTTTCCGATGTTCATATCGGACATTTCTGGGGGCCAAAAACGTTGCAAAAAATTGTGGACAAAACCAATGCCCAACACCCGGATGTGGTGTTTATTACCGGAGACCTTTTTGATGGCAAAATCCGCTTGAACAGCAAAAGTCTGGAGCCACTAAAACATCTGAATGCTCCGGTTTATTTTGTCGAAGGAAACCACGATGGCTACTCGGGTGCCAAAGAAGTAAAAGATAATCTGCGCGAAATTGGCGTTACCGTTCTTGAAAACGAAGTAACGCATTTTAACCAGATACAAATTATCGGTCTCAACCATATGCGGGCCGACAACAGCAAGGAGGAAATTCCTGAAAAAAGAAAGCGACCAAGTATTCGTTCCGTTCTTGATGAGCTGAACCTCTTTCCCGGAAAACCAACAGTTTTACTGCATCACAGCCCCGATGGGATTGAGTTCGCCAATCAACATGGTGTTGATTTGTACCTGGCCGGGCACACACACAACGGTCAGCTGTTTCCGTTTAATTTTGTGGTTAAAATGGGTTACAAATACAACAAAGGACTGGGCAATTATAAAGGAACACGCATTTACACCTCTCAGGGAGTGGGTACTTTTGGCCCGCCAATGCGCGTTGGAACAAAAAGCGAAGTTGTGATTTTGAAACTAAAACCGATTTAA
- a CDS encoding glycoside hydrolase family 2 TIM barrel-domain containing protein, whose protein sequence is MTLKLFSIAMVALVSCNNYTDYSNVPYEGPNPKPWEDPGIYQVNKAEPHAHFIPFTSAEQARTEDKWQSPLIKSLNGTWQFHLAQNPSERPFWFFKNDFDTRDWDEIQVPANWEVLGFDYPIYTNVKYPHDKTPPLIQKDYNPVGSYKRTFEIPAEWDGSDIVAHFGAVSSNMNLWVNEQYVGYSEDSKTPAEFNITKYLVPGENTMAVEIFRWSDASYLEDQDFWRLSGITRDVYLVARGQQSLKDFRVGSSLDDTYTNGLFSLNVELANNGNLTVEAVLSDNGNVVKEFSETTDGTAVNFEAEIPNVKQWSAEIPNLYELVITLKNGEKVVEVIRQDVGFRRIEIIDATLRVNGKYVYIKGANLHEHNDKTGHVQDKETMLLDIKTMKENNLNAVRTSHYPQPELWYELCNKYGLYIVDEANIESHGMGYGDESLAKNEAWKGAHLYRTKNMFERDKNQPCVVIWSLGNEAGNGVNFMATYDFLKSVDKTRPVQYEQAHGGVNTDIYCPMYMRMEGMERFAKEKADKPLIQCEYAHAMGNSVGNLQDYWDLIEKYDVLQGGFIWDWVDQGLWTTNDAGEGFWAYGGDFGPDTVPSDGNFCNNGLVDPDRTVKPHLLEVKKVYQYIGFKAVDLKKGIISIENKYAFMNLSAFDFVWEVTADGKTVDSGDLGSIDLKPGESKKVTIGFNVKPEAGVEYFLNIHAKLKKDWSLVKAGWILAEEQFKLPFTVPITQKYKISQIPDVSLKETDTTATISGEGFSVTFDKKAGIISSLKKGETELLISGPIPNFWRAPIDNDFGNNLYKRSRVWRKAGENRKVADVTVKELSNNTAKVVFNFDLVNEEKEKIASYKSIYTVYGTGDIVVENNFKMTKDDLPEIVRMGMNLVMPRKFDQMSWFGRGPQESYWDRKTGAFVGLYSGSVADQYWAYLRPQENGNKTDVRWVTITDEAGNGLLFAGMPLLEVSAHHNIMEDFESVERTDGRQVPGVEVINRHINDVKPRDLTSVNIDYKQMGVGGDDSWGAWTHDEYRLTDKEYSYAFKISFISPEEDPGKKAKAKF, encoded by the coding sequence TTGACACTAAAATTATTTTCAATCGCAATGGTTGCTTTGGTATCGTGCAACAATTACACCGACTATTCAAATGTACCGTACGAGGGCCCCAACCCAAAACCCTGGGAAGATCCGGGAATTTACCAGGTAAACAAAGCCGAGCCACATGCTCACTTTATTCCTTTTACATCAGCCGAACAGGCGCGCACTGAAGACAAGTGGCAATCGCCACTAATAAAATCACTAAACGGAACCTGGCAATTCCACCTGGCACAAAACCCATCGGAACGCCCGTTTTGGTTCTTCAAAAATGATTTTGACACCCGCGACTGGGATGAAATTCAGGTGCCGGCCAACTGGGAAGTGCTTGGATTTGATTACCCGATTTACACCAATGTAAAATACCCGCACGACAAAACTCCACCACTTATCCAAAAAGATTACAATCCGGTGGGATCATACAAACGTACTTTCGAAATTCCTGCCGAATGGGACGGCAGCGATATTGTTGCACATTTTGGCGCGGTTTCGTCGAATATGAATTTGTGGGTAAACGAACAATACGTGGGTTACAGTGAAGACAGCAAAACACCTGCCGAATTCAACATTACCAAATACCTGGTTCCCGGAGAAAACACAATGGCTGTTGAGATTTTCCGCTGGAGCGATGCTTCGTATCTGGAAGATCAGGATTTCTGGCGTTTAAGCGGAATCACCCGCGATGTATATCTTGTGGCACGTGGCCAACAGTCTTTAAAAGATTTCCGTGTTGGCTCATCGCTTGATGACACCTATACAAATGGCCTGTTCTCACTGAACGTAGAACTGGCAAACAACGGTAATTTAACCGTTGAAGCTGTACTCTCAGATAATGGAAACGTTGTGAAGGAATTCTCGGAAACGACCGACGGAACAGCGGTAAACTTTGAAGCTGAAATTCCAAACGTAAAACAGTGGTCCGCTGAAATTCCAAATCTTTACGAACTGGTTATCACCCTAAAAAACGGAGAAAAAGTTGTTGAAGTTATCCGCCAGGATGTTGGCTTCCGTCGCATTGAAATCATCGATGCAACCCTTCGCGTAAACGGAAAATACGTCTACATTAAAGGTGCGAACCTGCACGAGCACAACGACAAAACCGGTCATGTTCAGGATAAAGAAACGATGTTGCTGGACATTAAAACCATGAAGGAGAATAACCTGAATGCCGTTCGCACATCGCACTATCCACAACCAGAACTGTGGTACGAGCTGTGTAATAAATATGGCTTGTACATTGTTGACGAAGCCAATATCGAATCGCACGGAATGGGTTATGGAGACGAATCACTGGCCAAGAACGAAGCCTGGAAAGGTGCCCACTTGTACCGCACCAAAAATATGTTCGAGCGCGACAAGAACCAACCTTGTGTGGTCATCTGGAGCCTGGGCAACGAAGCCGGAAACGGTGTAAACTTTATGGCTACTTACGATTTCCTTAAATCGGTAGACAAAACACGCCCCGTACAATACGAGCAAGCGCACGGTGGTGTAAACACAGATATTTACTGTCCAATGTACATGCGCATGGAGGGCATGGAACGTTTTGCCAAAGAAAAAGCGGATAAACCTTTAATCCAGTGCGAATATGCACACGCCATGGGTAACAGTGTTGGAAACCTGCAAGACTACTGGGATCTGATTGAAAAATACGATGTGTTACAAGGTGGATTTATCTGGGACTGGGTTGACCAGGGCTTGTGGACCACCAACGACGCCGGTGAAGGCTTCTGGGCTTACGGTGGCGACTTTGGCCCCGATACGGTTCCTTCTGATGGCAACTTCTGCAACAATGGTTTGGTTGATCCCGACCGCACTGTAAAACCCCATCTATTAGAAGTTAAAAAAGTATATCAATATATTGGCTTCAAAGCTGTTGACCTTAAAAAAGGCATTATATCAATAGAGAACAAATATGCATTCATGAACTTGTCGGCCTTCGACTTTGTATGGGAAGTTACTGCCGATGGAAAAACAGTTGACAGCGGCGACCTCGGAAGCATTGATTTGAAGCCGGGCGAAAGCAAAAAGGTTACTATTGGGTTTAATGTAAAACCTGAAGCCGGTGTTGAATATTTCCTGAATATACATGCAAAACTAAAAAAAGACTGGAGCCTTGTTAAAGCCGGTTGGATTTTAGCTGAAGAGCAGTTTAAACTTCCATTTACTGTTCCTATAACACAGAAATACAAAATTTCTCAAATTCCGGATGTAAGCCTGAAAGAAACCGATACAACCGCAACCATTTCGGGCGAAGGCTTTTCGGTAACTTTTGATAAGAAAGCCGGTATCATTTCCAGCCTTAAAAAAGGCGAAACAGAACTATTGATCAGCGGTCCGATTCCAAATTTCTGGCGTGCACCAATCGACAATGATTTTGGTAACAACCTGTACAAACGAAGCCGCGTTTGGCGCAAAGCCGGCGAAAACCGCAAAGTTGCTGATGTTACCGTAAAAGAATTAAGCAACAACACTGCTAAAGTAGTTTTTAACTTTGACCTGGTAAACGAGGAAAAAGAAAAAATTGCTTCCTACAAATCAATTTACACCGTTTACGGCACAGGAGACATAGTGGTTGAAAATAACTTTAAAATGACAAAAGACGATCTGCCGGAAATCGTTCGCATGGGAATGAACCTGGTAATGCCACGCAAATTCGACCAGATGAGCTGGTTTGGCCGCGGCCCACAGGAATCGTATTGGGACAGAAAAACCGGAGCTTTTGTTGGCTTATACAGTGGCAGCGTTGCCGATCAGTACTGGGCATATCTTCGTCCGCAGGAAAACGGAAACAAAACCGATGTTCGCTGGGTTACCATCACCGACGAAGCCGGAAACGGTCTGTTATTCGCGGGAATGCCCTTACTGGAAGTTAGCGCGCACCACAACATCATGGAAGACTTCGAGAGTGTTGAGCGTACCGATGGCCGCCAGGTGCCAGGCGTTGAAGTGATCAACCGCCACATTAACGATGTAAAACCACGCGACCTTACATCGGTTAACATCGATTACAAACAGATGGGCGTTGGTGGCGACGACAGCTGGGGTGCCTGGACGCATGACGAGTATCGCCTTACCGACAAAGAATACAGTTACGCATTCAAAATAAGTTTCATTTCGCCCGAAGAAGATCCGGGAAAAAAAGCAAAAGCTAAGTTCTAG